A section of the Eublepharis macularius isolate TG4126 chromosome 1, MPM_Emac_v1.0, whole genome shotgun sequence genome encodes:
- the LOC129330052 gene encoding cytochrome c oxidase assembly factor 6 homolog, whose amino-acid sequence MSAPSMKERQACWEARDKFWKCLDENMEDTSKCEKSRCSFESVCPQQWVKYFNRRREYLKYKAKLEAGEIQPSETTEKS is encoded by the exons ATGTCAGCACCATCAATGAAGGAAAGGCAAGCATGTTGGGAAGCACGGGATAAGTTCTGGAAGTGCTTAGATGAAAATATGGAAGATACATCCAAGTGTGAAAAGTCTAGGTGTTCTTTTGAAAGTGTATGTCCACAGCAATGG GTTAAATACTTCAATAGAAGAAGAGAGtatttaaaatacaaagctaAACTAGAAGCAGGAGAAATTCAGCCTTCAGAGACTACTGAGAAGTCATAG